Proteins encoded in a region of the bacterium genome:
- a CDS encoding radical SAM protein, protein MKSCSLCPRDCKVDRLKGELGYCRIGKRAGVASANLHHGEEPPISGTRGSGTIFFTGCNMSCRFCQNWPISHLRHGKAVTPERLAQMMLDLKKRGAHNINLVTPSHVVPQFLAGLTIAAKDGLDLPIVYNSNGYEGLDALSLLDGVIDIYMPDIKYSTREAAQRCSLAPDYWEHVRPALKEMYRQVGALAMDDEGIGVRGLLIRHLVLPGGLAGSEKVFEFVATELSPDVPVNLMSQYFPAHDAVDDPLLGRGISKEEFASAEAALHQYNLTNGWIQHM, encoded by the coding sequence ATGAAATCCTGCAGCCTCTGTCCGCGCGACTGCAAGGTCGACCGCCTCAAGGGGGAGCTCGGCTACTGCAGGATCGGCAAGAGGGCCGGGGTGGCAAGCGCGAACCTGCACCACGGCGAGGAGCCTCCGATCTCAGGCACGCGCGGATCCGGCACGATCTTCTTCACAGGCTGCAACATGAGCTGCCGCTTCTGTCAGAACTGGCCGATAAGCCATCTGCGACACGGCAAGGCCGTGACGCCGGAGAGGCTCGCGCAGATGATGCTGGATCTAAAGAAGCGGGGTGCGCACAACATAAACCTCGTCACGCCCTCGCACGTGGTGCCGCAGTTTCTCGCAGGGCTCACCATCGCGGCAAAGGACGGACTCGATCTCCCGATAGTTTACAATTCCAACGGATACGAGGGGCTCGATGCGCTGAGCCTCCTGGACGGCGTGATCGACATCTACATGCCCGACATCAAGTATTCCACGCGCGAGGCGGCGCAGCGCTGCTCGCTCGCCCCTGACTACTGGGAGCACGTGCGCCCCGCGCTCAAGGAGATGTACAGGCAGGTCGGCGCGCTTGCGATGGACGATGAGGGGATCGGCGTGCGCGGGCTCCTGATCCGCCACCTCGTCCTCCCCGGCGGGCTCGCAGGATCCGAGAAGGTCTTCGAGTTCGTGGCAACCGAGCTATCGCCCGATGTCCCGGTGAACCTCATGAGCCAGTACTTCCCTGCCCACGACGCAGTGGACGACCCGCTCTTGGGTAGGGGGATTTCAAAGGAGGAGTTCGCGAGCGCCGAGGCGGCGCTCCATCAGTACAACCTCACAAATGGTTGGATACAGCACATGTAA
- a CDS encoding oligopeptide transporter, OPT family, translating into MEHFGKSGLPDNAYTELKPGQSYVPIVPADSKVKEITFRSIFIGIIMTVLFSGAAAFLGLKIAQVFEAAIPIAILAVGLGSVFRRKSTILENVIIQSVGAASGLIVAGAIFTLPALYILGLDEHVDLFQLFVSATLGGILGVLFLVPLRRYFVSDMHGKLPFPEATATTEVLVAGAKGGRQAKVLALAAVVGGVYDFLSIAMRAWAEEFTTGMVQLFAPMTEKVKAVLSINTGAAVMGLGYIVGLRYAMIIACGSFLSWFVFIPVINYLGGFVTVAIPPADADALIASMSAHQIFSTYVRYIGIGAIFAAGLIGIIKSSPIILQAFTKGFREIFAARKKHEGEKGVERTQRDIPMPIVIAGMLLILVVSFVFFRFSVLVDQLSPLKIALIAVVVVFVISFLFTTVAARAIAIVGINPVSGMTLITLILSCLILISCGLSGPKGMMAALVIGGMVCTALAMSGGLITDLKVGYWIGSTPSRQQWCKILGTVFAAVTVAAVIVMLNKVYGFVPTPEHAKPLPAPQANAMAAVIKGMMAAKGAPWLLYGIGAVIAILMELLGIAPLAFALGMYIPLSLNTPILVGALVAHFVQKSAGKDEALGRARRERGTLIASGFIAGGALMGVFGAVLKYIESETGAKILPDFANEGSLGNWMGLVMLAALCAYVYLDSRRAKKEA; encoded by the coding sequence ATGGAACACTTCGGGAAATCAGGCCTTCCGGATAACGCGTATACCGAACTCAAGCCCGGCCAGTCATACGTCCCGATCGTGCCGGCGGATTCGAAGGTAAAAGAGATCACGTTCAGGTCGATTTTCATCGGCATCATCATGACGGTCCTCTTCTCAGGCGCCGCCGCGTTCCTGGGCCTCAAGATAGCGCAGGTGTTCGAGGCCGCGATCCCGATCGCAATCCTGGCGGTGGGGCTAGGCAGCGTGTTCCGCCGCAAGTCCACGATACTCGAGAACGTCATAATACAATCCGTGGGCGCTGCCTCCGGGCTCATCGTGGCCGGCGCCATATTCACGCTGCCAGCGCTCTATATCCTGGGCCTCGATGAGCACGTGGACCTGTTCCAGCTCTTCGTCTCGGCGACGCTGGGCGGCATCCTCGGCGTGCTCTTCCTGGTTCCGCTGCGCCGCTACTTTGTCTCCGACATGCACGGCAAGCTCCCATTCCCGGAGGCGACTGCGACCACCGAGGTGCTGGTGGCCGGCGCAAAGGGCGGCAGGCAGGCGAAGGTCCTGGCGTTGGCGGCGGTGGTGGGTGGCGTATACGACTTTCTCTCCATTGCGATGCGTGCATGGGCTGAGGAGTTCACCACCGGCATGGTGCAGCTCTTCGCGCCGATGACCGAGAAGGTGAAAGCCGTGCTCTCCATCAACACCGGAGCCGCGGTCATGGGTCTGGGTTACATCGTGGGCCTTCGCTATGCGATGATCATCGCATGCGGTTCGTTCCTGTCCTGGTTCGTCTTCATCCCGGTGATAAACTACCTGGGCGGCTTCGTCACGGTGGCCATACCGCCAGCGGATGCGGACGCGCTGATCGCCTCCATGAGCGCCCACCAGATATTCTCCACATATGTCCGCTACATCGGCATAGGCGCGATATTCGCCGCCGGCCTCATCGGCATAATCAAATCCAGCCCGATCATATTGCAGGCCTTCACCAAGGGCTTCAGGGAGATATTCGCGGCGCGCAAGAAACACGAAGGCGAAAAGGGGGTCGAGCGCACGCAGCGCGATATCCCGATGCCGATCGTGATCGCGGGCATGCTGCTCATCCTCGTTGTGAGTTTCGTATTCTTCAGGTTCTCCGTGCTCGTCGACCAGCTGTCGCCGCTCAAGATCGCCCTGATAGCGGTGGTCGTGGTCTTCGTCATATCCTTCCTGTTCACCACTGTGGCGGCGCGCGCGATCGCAATCGTCGGCATCAATCCGGTCTCCGGCATGACGCTGATCACGCTGATACTCTCGTGCCTGATACTGATCTCGTGCGGGCTCTCGGGTCCCAAGGGCATGATGGCGGCCCTGGTCATCGGAGGCATGGTCTGCACTGCGCTGGCGATGTCCGGCGGGCTCATCACCGATCTCAAGGTCGGCTACTGGATCGGATCCACGCCCTCGCGCCAGCAGTGGTGCAAGATACTCGGCACGGTATTCGCGGCCGTGACGGTGGCGGCCGTGATCGTGATGCTCAACAAGGTCTACGGCTTCGTGCCCACGCCTGAGCATGCGAAGCCGCTCCCGGCCCCGCAGGCAAACGCGATGGCCGCGGTGATCAAGGGAATGATGGCGGCCAAGGGCGCGCCGTGGCTGCTCTACGGCATCGGCGCAGTCATAGCCATACTCATGGAGCTCCTGGGGATAGCGCCGCTGGCCTTTGCGCTGGGCATGTATATCCCGCTTTCCCTCAACACGCCGATATTGGTGGGCGCACTGGTGGCGCACTTCGTTCAGAAGAGCGCGGGCAAGGATGAGGCGCTGGGGAGGGCCCGCCGCGAAAGGGGCACCCTGATCGCATCGGGCTTCATCGCCGGCGGAGCGCTCATGGGGGTCTTTGGGGCGGTGCTCAAGTACATCGAGTCGGAGACGGGCGCGAAGATACTGCCCGACTTCGCCAACGAAGGATCGCTCGGCAACTGGATGGGACTCGTGATGCTCGCAGCGCTTTGCGCGTATGTGTATCTCGATTCCAGGCGTGCGAAGAAAGAGGCGTAA
- a CDS encoding tyrosine phenol-lyase codes for MDLSLMAEPYKIKMVESIRMTTRPEREKAIKDAGYNTFLLRSEDVWIDLLTDSGTAAMSDYQWAGIMMGDEAYAGSRNFYFLEEVIRDIMGYKHVVPTHQGRGAENILSQSLIEKGDHVAGNMYFTTTRLHQEMAGATFHDVIIDEAHDPSADLPFKGNVDVAKLERLISEYGTDSIPYVSIGAPVNMAGGQPVSMANMKDTSKLCRKHGIKVILDAARILENCYFIQRREKGFENKTIKEICREFCSYTDGCTMSAKKDAYVNIGGWLAMNDEKLFIKAKELVVVYEGLHTYGGMAGRDMEACARGFKEAAENDHIVSWRVRQVEYLGEKLIAADIPIVKPVGGHAVFLDAKAFLSHIPQEEFPAQRLAAEIYVESGVRTMERGIVSAGRDPVTKRHRCPRLELVRVTIPRRAYTNSHMDVTAETIKNVWKRRKEIKGLKMTYEPEALRFFQARFEPA; via the coding sequence ATGGATCTCAGCCTCATGGCGGAGCCGTACAAGATCAAGATGGTCGAGAGCATCAGGATGACGACGCGCCCGGAGCGAGAGAAGGCGATCAAGGATGCGGGGTACAACACCTTTCTGCTCAGGAGCGAGGACGTCTGGATCGACCTGCTCACCGACTCCGGCACGGCTGCGATGAGCGACTACCAGTGGGCGGGGATCATGATGGGCGACGAGGCGTACGCTGGCAGCAGGAACTTCTATTTCCTGGAAGAGGTGATCCGCGACATCATGGGCTATAAGCACGTCGTCCCCACTCACCAGGGCCGCGGCGCTGAGAACATACTTTCGCAATCGCTCATAGAGAAGGGCGATCACGTCGCGGGCAATATGTATTTCACCACGACGAGGCTCCATCAGGAGATGGCCGGGGCCACGTTTCACGACGTGATCATAGATGAGGCGCATGACCCGTCGGCGGATCTCCCGTTCAAGGGCAACGTGGACGTAGCGAAGCTTGAACGCCTGATCTCTGAATACGGGACCGACAGCATCCCTTACGTGAGCATCGGTGCGCCGGTCAACATGGCGGGAGGGCAGCCGGTCTCGATGGCGAACATGAAGGATACCTCCAAGCTTTGCCGCAAGCACGGCATCAAGGTCATCCTGGACGCGGCGCGCATCCTGGAGAACTGCTATTTCATACAGCGGCGCGAGAAGGGTTTTGAGAACAAAACCATCAAGGAGATCTGCCGCGAGTTCTGCTCGTACACCGACGGGTGCACGATGTCGGCCAAGAAGGACGCGTACGTGAACATCGGCGGCTGGCTTGCGATGAATGACGAAAAGCTGTTCATCAAGGCCAAGGAGCTGGTGGTTGTCTACGAGGGACTGCACACCTACGGCGGCATGGCGGGCCGCGACATGGAGGCCTGCGCTCGCGGCTTCAAGGAGGCCGCGGAGAACGATCACATCGTTAGCTGGCGCGTGAGACAGGTGGAGTATCTTGGTGAGAAGCTCATCGCCGCCGACATACCGATAGTGAAGCCCGTCGGAGGGCATGCTGTTTTCCTGGACGCGAAGGCGTTCCTCTCGCATATCCCGCAGGAGGAATTCCCGGCGCAGAGGCTCGCCGCCGAGATATACGTCGAGAGCGGCGTACGCACGATGGAGCGCGGGATCGTCTCCGCAGGCCGGGACCCGGTGACAAAGAGACACCGCTGCCCCAGGCTCGAGCTCGTCAGGGTCACGATCCCCAGGCGTGCGTACACGAACTCCCACATGGACGTGACCGCGGAGACGATAAAGAACGTCTGGAAGCGCAGAAAGGAGATCAAAGGGCTCAAGATGACCTATGAGCCCGAGGCCCTGCGCTTCTTTCAGGCCAGGTTTGAGCCGGCTTGA
- a CDS encoding RidA family protein, which produces MALKMINTDKAPKAIGPYSQAVRAGDMLFCSGQIPIDPATGNLELFGGDAAKQARLVMENLKAVLAADGFSFEGVVKTTIYLADMESFAAVNEVYASFFGAHKPARATVAVAKLPKGVGVEIDAIVCK; this is translated from the coding sequence ATGGCTCTCAAGATGATCAACACCGATAAGGCACCGAAGGCGATAGGGCCGTACAGCCAGGCGGTGCGCGCAGGCGATATGCTCTTCTGCTCGGGCCAGATACCGATCGATCCTGCTACGGGGAACCTGGAGCTCTTCGGCGGAGATGCGGCTAAGCAGGCGAGGCTCGTGATGGAGAACTTGAAGGCTGTGCTCGCGGCGGACGGGTTTTCGTTCGAGGGCGTCGTGAAGACCACGATATACCTTGCCGACATGGAGAGTTTTGCCGCGGTGAACGAGGTCTATGCGTCGTTCTTCGGAGCGCACAAGCCTGCGCGCGCGACCGTAGCGGTAGCGAAGCTGCCGAAGGGCGTGGGCGTGGAGATAGACGCGATCGTTTGCAAATAG
- a CDS encoding DUF1343 domain-containing protein, whose amino-acid sequence MLLGIDILLTKRLSLIKGKRVGLLAHAASLNAEGRHTLDRLANDAGAKITALFGPEHGFATKAQDMEPVETHEDAQGKLPVYSLYGGDLDSLKPAPAMLKDLDVLVVDLQDIGSRYYTYIWTVALCMEACVESGKEMIVCDRPNPIGGELIEGPEIDEGYQSFVGLFPIPVRHGMTIGEIVQLMNDQGGMGAKVTVVAMEGWKRSMSWQDTGLAWTNPSPNMRSYTAALLYPGMCLIEATNISEGRGTDTPFEIAGAPYMDTDDLMEAFNALGLPGVTAAPTSFIPMRQKWEGKLCHGIRWVITDAAAFRPYLTGLAFIWLCHKMYSNSGFEWRHDPYEFVADRPAIDLLTGSSRFREAITKLCPETLKLLAETPDELIDARSSALIY is encoded by the coding sequence ATGCTCCTCGGGATAGACATCCTGCTCACGAAGAGACTCTCCCTTATCAAGGGCAAACGGGTGGGGCTCCTCGCACACGCGGCGAGCCTGAATGCAGAGGGCCGACACACCCTGGATCGCCTCGCGAATGACGCGGGCGCCAAGATAACCGCTCTCTTCGGCCCTGAGCACGGATTCGCGACAAAGGCGCAGGACATGGAGCCGGTGGAGACGCACGAGGACGCCCAGGGCAAGCTGCCGGTCTACAGTCTCTACGGGGGGGACCTCGACTCCCTGAAACCTGCGCCTGCGATGCTTAAGGATCTGGATGTGCTCGTGGTGGACCTGCAGGATATCGGCAGCCGCTACTATACATATATATGGACCGTGGCGCTGTGCATGGAGGCGTGCGTCGAGTCAGGCAAGGAGATGATAGTCTGCGACAGACCGAATCCGATAGGCGGGGAACTTATCGAAGGACCTGAAATAGATGAAGGATATCAATCTTTTGTAGGACTCTTTCCGATCCCGGTGCGGCATGGCATGACCATCGGAGAGATCGTTCAGCTTATGAACGATCAGGGGGGCATGGGCGCAAAGGTCACAGTCGTGGCCATGGAGGGATGGAAGAGGTCGATGAGCTGGCAGGACACAGGTCTCGCTTGGACCAACCCATCGCCCAACATGCGTTCGTATACAGCAGCGCTCCTCTACCCGGGGATGTGCCTCATCGAGGCGACCAACATCTCCGAGGGCCGAGGCACGGACACTCCCTTCGAGATCGCCGGCGCACCCTACATGGACACGGACGACCTGATGGAGGCCTTCAACGCGCTGGGGCTCCCGGGCGTCACCGCAGCGCCAACATCCTTCATCCCAATGAGGCAGAAGTGGGAGGGGAAACTCTGCCACGGCATCCGCTGGGTGATCACGGATGCAGCGGCGTTCAGGCCCTATCTCACAGGGCTTGCCTTCATATGGCTCTGCCACAAGATGTATTCGAACTCCGGTTTTGAATGGCGTCACGACCCGTACGAGTTCGTCGCCGACCGCCCTGCGATAGACCTGCTCACCGGATCGTCCCGGTTTCGCGAGGCGATTACAAAGCTCTGTCCGGAAACGCTTAAACTTCTTGCCGAAACGCCGGACGAGCTCATCGATGCGCGAAGCTCCGCGCTGATCTACTGA
- the pepT gene encoding peptidase T has product MAKRETLLDRFCRYVKVDTRSAEGTDNYPSTEGQKELLAMLVNDLKAAGLEDAAMDEHGYVMATLPSNIPSGHPAHGKVPTIGFLAHVDTYHEVPGKDVRPQIHRNYDGGDIVMPGDQAIVIRVADEPELARCKGMTIITSDGTTLLGADDKAGVAEILEAIWRLREDPKRLHGAIRVGFTPDEEIGRGTEHFDVKKFAADYAYTVDGSSVGEIEDETFCADSAFVTITGADVHPGYAKGKMVNALRAGSDFIMALPANRTPETTEKREGYLHPITMSGNVSEAKIHFLVRDFTVDGLEELETVFKHAASYVSRKHGAKIDVEIKESYRNMKYAIDRDPKVVSYAEEAIRRTGIAPRRNSIRGGTDGARLSFEGLLTPNLFDGSMNYHSKKEWVPLEWMEKSVETILNVTDIWVEKSA; this is encoded by the coding sequence ATGGCAAAAAGAGAGACGTTGCTCGATAGGTTTTGCAGGTACGTGAAGGTCGATACCCGCTCCGCTGAGGGCACGGACAACTATCCCTCCACAGAGGGGCAGAAGGAACTCCTCGCGATGCTCGTTAATGATCTCAAGGCCGCGGGGCTAGAAGACGCGGCGATGGACGAGCATGGATATGTGATGGCTACGCTCCCATCCAACATTCCCTCCGGCCACCCTGCGCACGGAAAAGTCCCGACGATAGGTTTTCTGGCCCATGTCGATACCTATCACGAGGTCCCGGGCAAGGACGTGCGCCCGCAGATTCATCGCAACTACGACGGCGGCGACATCGTGATGCCGGGCGACCAAGCGATCGTGATCCGGGTGGCGGATGAGCCCGAGCTGGCGCGCTGCAAGGGTATGACCATCATCACGTCGGACGGCACAACGCTGCTTGGCGCCGACGACAAGGCCGGCGTTGCGGAGATCCTCGAAGCCATCTGGCGGCTCAGGGAAGATCCGAAGCGGCTGCATGGCGCTATCAGGGTCGGGTTCACGCCCGACGAGGAGATCGGCCGCGGGACGGAGCACTTCGACGTCAAGAAGTTCGCGGCAGACTACGCCTATACGGTGGACGGGTCGTCGGTCGGAGAGATCGAGGACGAAACCTTCTGTGCGGACTCAGCGTTCGTCACGATAACCGGCGCCGACGTGCACCCGGGCTACGCAAAAGGAAAGATGGTAAACGCGCTGCGCGCGGGCAGCGACTTCATAATGGCGCTCCCCGCCAACCGCACGCCCGAGACCACGGAGAAGCGCGAGGGGTATTTGCATCCTATTACTATGAGCGGCAACGTTTCGGAGGCGAAGATACATTTCCTCGTGCGCGATTTCACGGTCGATGGGCTCGAGGAGCTAGAGACCGTGTTTAAGCACGCGGCTTCGTATGTGAGCCGCAAACACGGCGCCAAGATAGACGTCGAGATCAAGGAGTCGTACCGCAACATGAAGTACGCGATCGACCGCGACCCAAAGGTCGTGAGCTACGCCGAGGAGGCGATCCGTCGCACGGGCATCGCCCCAAGGCGCAATTCGATCCGCGGCGGGACCGACGGGGCGAGGCTCTCCTTCGAGGGCCTGCTTACGCCGAACCTTTTTGACGGGAGCATGAATTATCATTCGAAGAAGGAATGGGTCCCGCTGGAGTGGATGGAGAAATCCGTCGAGACGATCCTCAACGTGACCGACATCTGGGTGGAAAAATCCGCCTGA